One window of Flavobacteriales bacterium genomic DNA carries:
- a CDS encoding acyl-CoA dehydrogenase family protein, producing MEFSTTENRQMIAQAVRDLVEREVRPNLMDWDESQHMPIDLFKKHFGPSGMLGVLVPEEYGGAGLGYHEYVDTIVEVARVCGSIGLSVAAHNSLCTGHIMYFGNDAQKKRWLTKLATGEWLGAWALTEAGTGSDAMRMATTAKKEGKEWVLNGTKNWITHGISSDVVVVMARTGELLDSKGMTAFVVERGTPGMKGGKKENKLGMRASETAEVIFQDCRIPEENVLGEVGQGFQQAMKVLDGGRISIAALSLGIAKGALDASVAYSKERHQFGKPISDFQAISFKLADMATRIEASELLIRQASDMKNKGQRMTKESAMAKYYASEVSVYASTEAVQIFGGYGYTKDFPVEKFYRDSKLCTIGEGTSEIQKLVISREVLR from the coding sequence ATGGAATTCAGCACCACAGAGAACCGGCAGATGATCGCTCAGGCCGTGCGCGACCTCGTAGAACGTGAGGTACGGCCCAACCTCATGGACTGGGACGAAAGCCAGCACATGCCCATCGACCTCTTCAAAAAGCATTTTGGCCCGTCCGGCATGTTGGGCGTGCTGGTGCCGGAGGAATACGGAGGCGCGGGCTTAGGCTACCACGAATATGTGGACACCATCGTGGAGGTGGCGCGGGTCTGCGGCAGCATCGGCCTCAGCGTGGCCGCGCACAACTCGCTCTGCACCGGCCACATCATGTACTTCGGTAACGACGCACAGAAGAAGCGCTGGCTCACCAAGCTCGCTACCGGCGAATGGCTCGGCGCTTGGGCGCTCACCGAGGCCGGCACCGGCAGCGACGCCATGCGCATGGCCACCACCGCTAAGAAGGAAGGGAAGGAGTGGGTGCTGAACGGTACCAAGAACTGGATCACCCACGGTATCAGCAGCGATGTGGTGGTGGTGATGGCCCGCACCGGCGAACTGCTGGACAGCAAAGGCATGACGGCCTTCGTGGTGGAGCGCGGAACGCCCGGAATGAAGGGTGGCAAAAAGGAGAACAAGCTCGGCATGCGCGCCAGCGAGACCGCCGAGGTGATCTTTCAAGATTGCCGCATCCCGGAGGAGAACGTGCTCGGTGAAGTAGGGCAGGGGTTCCAGCAGGCCATGAAGGTGCTCGACGGCGGAAGGATCAGCATAGCAGCGCTTTCGCTTGGCATCGCGAAGGGCGCATTAGACGCCAGCGTGGCCTATTCCAAGGAGCGGCACCAGTTCGGCAAGCCCATCTCGGATTTCCAGGCCATCAGCTTCAAGCTCGCCGACATGGCCACACGCATCGAAGCCTCCGAGCTGCTTATCCGCCAGGCTTCGGACATGAAGAACAAGGGCCAGCGCATGACCAAGGAAAGCGCCATGGCCAAGTACTACGCCAGCGAGGTGAGCGTCTACGCCAGCACGGAGGCCGTGCAGATCTTCGGCGGCTACGGCTATACCAAGGATTTCCCGGTGGAGAAGTTCTATCGCGACAGCAAGCTCTGCACGATCGGCGAGGGTACTTCGGAGATCCAGAAGCTGGTGATCAGCAGGGAGGTGTTGCGGTAG
- a CDS encoding DUF2851 family protein, which produces MESLSYRSGDAFPMPSSEADILLDPAFPYGEDLLQHIWEAGLYDGEDLRTADGESLEVLKAGRIQGNSGPDLQDALVRIGEQIWAGNVEVHLRSSEWNAHGHQHDPAYNNVVLHAVYLHDGDVRTEVGREPPTVELRSRISERIIRLHHALMTANGPVPCASRLPSVDKGRIGIWLERLLVERLERKTMEVEALYRQLGNDPAETFHHMLLRGLGANVNAEPFGMLAHALPLKLLLKYRDDRVRTEALLFGQAGMLAGEFTDAHPRRLQEEHALLVGLHGLTPAPSVAWKFGRIRPANFPSLRIAQWAAFTTCSADAHGQLLEQDIPGPLRALLEVEADGYWQEHYRFDQASAPRPKRLGRSTADGLIINCIVPYLFAMGRIRGHQPWIDRALGLMEQLPVERNSIVDMWADLGVQAGNAAQGQALIELKKRYCAERKCLSCAIGAQLHKLSGIDARKC; this is translated from the coding sequence ATGGAGAGCCTTTCGTATCGTTCCGGGGATGCCTTTCCGATGCCGTCCAGCGAGGCGGATATCCTACTGGACCCGGCATTCCCCTATGGCGAAGATCTGTTGCAGCACATCTGGGAAGCCGGGCTTTACGATGGGGAAGACCTGCGCACTGCGGACGGGGAATCCTTGGAGGTGTTGAAGGCCGGACGGATCCAAGGCAACAGCGGCCCGGACCTGCAGGACGCTTTGGTGCGGATCGGCGAGCAGATCTGGGCGGGCAACGTGGAGGTGCATTTGCGCTCCAGCGAGTGGAACGCCCACGGGCACCAGCACGACCCAGCGTACAACAACGTGGTGTTGCATGCGGTCTACCTCCATGATGGGGACGTGCGCACGGAAGTGGGGAGGGAGCCGCCCACAGTGGAGCTGCGTTCGCGCATCAGTGAGCGGATCATCCGGCTGCATCATGCCCTGATGACCGCTAATGGCCCGGTGCCTTGCGCCTCCCGTTTGCCGAGCGTGGACAAGGGCCGCATCGGTATTTGGCTGGAGCGGCTGCTGGTGGAGCGCTTGGAGCGCAAGACTATGGAGGTGGAGGCACTCTATCGCCAGTTGGGCAACGACCCTGCGGAGACATTTCACCACATGCTGCTGCGCGGGCTGGGCGCGAATGTGAACGCAGAGCCTTTCGGGATGCTCGCACATGCCTTGCCATTGAAGCTCTTGCTGAAATACCGTGACGACCGCGTCCGGACGGAGGCGCTGCTCTTCGGGCAGGCCGGGATGCTCGCCGGGGAATTCACGGATGCACATCCTCGGCGTTTGCAGGAGGAGCATGCCCTGTTGGTTGGATTGCACGGTTTGACCCCGGCGCCCTCGGTGGCTTGGAAATTCGGTCGGATACGACCGGCGAACTTCCCTTCTCTGCGGATCGCGCAATGGGCCGCATTCACTACGTGCTCCGCCGATGCCCATGGTCAGTTGTTGGAACAGGACATCCCCGGCCCGCTCCGTGCCCTCCTGGAAGTGGAGGCCGACGGATATTGGCAGGAACACTACCGCTTCGATCAAGCCTCGGCACCACGGCCCAAACGCCTGGGCCGGTCCACTGCGGATGGCCTCATCATCAACTGCATCGTTCCCTACCTCTTCGCCATGGGGCGCATCCGTGGTCATCAGCCATGGATCGACCGTGCGTTGGGGCTGATGGAGCAGCTTCCGGTGGAGCGGAACAGCATCGTGGACATGTGGGCCGACTTGGGGGTACAAGCGGGAAATGCGGCACAGGGACAGGCCCTGATCGAGCTGAAGAAGCGCTATTGCGCGGAGCGGAAATGCCTTTCCTGTGCCATCGGAGCACAGTTGCACAAGCTGAGCGGTATCGATGCCAGGAAGTGTTGA
- a CDS encoding PspC domain-containing protein: MIDRIKTFFERYAFGVCEWWAHKLNIKTEQVRLSFIYLSFVTAGLNVVAYLVMAFVLEHKERIKRPFAKRSTVWEL; this comes from the coding sequence ATGATCGACCGCATCAAGACTTTTTTTGAACGCTACGCTTTTGGCGTGTGTGAATGGTGGGCGCATAAGCTCAACATCAAGACGGAACAAGTGCGGCTCAGCTTCATCTATCTCAGCTTCGTCACGGCTGGCCTCAACGTGGTGGCCTATCTGGTGATGGCCTTCGTGCTTGAGCACAAGGAACGGATCAAGCGGCCTTTCGCCAAGCGGAGCACGGTGTGGGAGTTGTGA
- a CDS encoding SDR family oxidoreductase, whose amino-acid sequence MRLLITGSNGLLGQKLISALRNDPDVELLATSRGTDRTSVPLGDRYRALDITDPEQVDAVFDEFRPEVVIHSAAMTNVDACELDPEACRLQNVIATEHLVRAAKRHGAHFIFLSTDFIFDGDNGPYSEEDEAAPLSIYGQSKLDGERIVQEAGLERWAIARTIILYGIAEGLSRSNVVLWAKGALEKGEPIKVVDDQWRMPTLAEDLADGCIRIAKRHSTGIYHLSGPDGMSILELVQRTGTFFGLDTGVMTPIKSDCLGQPAKRPPVTGFILDKARRDLGYAPHGFEAGLAVLRDQLGQ is encoded by the coding sequence ATGAGGCTACTGATCACCGGAAGCAATGGCCTGCTGGGGCAAAAGCTCATTTCAGCACTGCGGAACGACCCCGATGTGGAGTTGCTCGCCACCTCGCGTGGTACCGACCGGACTTCGGTCCCATTAGGTGATCGCTACCGGGCATTGGATATTACGGACCCGGAGCAGGTGGACGCGGTTTTCGATGAGTTCCGGCCCGAGGTCGTGATCCACTCCGCCGCCATGACCAATGTGGACGCCTGTGAGCTTGACCCGGAAGCGTGCCGCCTACAGAATGTCATCGCCACAGAACACTTGGTGCGCGCGGCCAAGCGACATGGCGCCCATTTCATCTTCCTCAGCACGGACTTCATTTTCGATGGTGATAACGGGCCTTATAGCGAGGAAGATGAAGCTGCACCGCTGAGCATCTACGGTCAAAGCAAGTTGGACGGCGAGCGCATCGTGCAGGAAGCGGGGTTGGAACGTTGGGCCATTGCACGGACCATCATCCTCTACGGCATCGCCGAAGGATTGAGCCGCAGTAATGTGGTGCTCTGGGCGAAGGGCGCGTTGGAGAAGGGCGAACCCATCAAGGTGGTGGACGACCAATGGCGCATGCCCACCTTGGCCGAGGACCTTGCGGACGGCTGCATCCGCATCGCAAAGCGACATTCTACGGGGATCTATCACCTCAGCGGCCCGGACGGGATGAGCATACTGGAACTCGTGCAGCGCACCGGGACCTTCTTCGGCCTGGACACAGGTGTGATGACCCCGATAAAGAGCGATTGCTTGGGCCAACCCGCCAAACGGCCACCCGTCACCGGCTTCATCTTGGACAAGGCCCGCCGTGACCTCGGTTACGCTCCGCACGGCTTCGAGGCGGGGCTGGCCGTCCTACGTGATCAACTCGGTCAATAA
- a CDS encoding DUF1456 family protein, which produces MTNNDILKKLRVALKLRDTDIVKIMALVDFHMTTSELGAFFRTEDHPKYMEAGDQVLRNFLNGLVIHLRGPMPEKKKV; this is translated from the coding sequence ATGACGAACAACGATATCCTCAAAAAACTGCGCGTGGCCTTGAAGCTGCGCGACACCGACATCGTGAAGATCATGGCCTTGGTGGATTTCCACATGACCACTTCCGAACTGGGCGCGTTCTTCCGCACGGAAGACCATCCCAAGTACATGGAGGCTGGCGATCAAGTGCTTCGGAATTTCCTCAATGGCTTGGTGATCCATCTGCGTGGGCCGATGCCGGAGAAGAAGAAGGTTTAG
- a CDS encoding ArsR family transcriptional regulator, with product MTVKETKLTKDQQELIERVGVIFEGSGMAPAPARVSALLIVTPEAELPFDDISRLLKLSKSATSNALNFLMNMGKVEYITKPGERRRYFRVRVMSWKEDMLKAFQGLSAMSTAYKDVLAQRPKTTRDFNRGLTDIAAFIDHMVEELPELFKKWEQKR from the coding sequence ATGACCGTGAAAGAGACCAAACTGACCAAGGACCAACAGGAACTCATTGAGCGCGTGGGGGTCATTTTCGAAGGCAGTGGCATGGCTCCGGCACCGGCCCGCGTGTCCGCCTTGTTGATCGTGACCCCTGAGGCTGAGCTGCCCTTTGATGACATCAGCCGCTTGCTCAAACTGAGCAAGAGCGCCACCAGCAATGCCCTGAATTTTTTGATGAACATGGGCAAGGTGGAGTACATCACCAAGCCGGGCGAGCGCAGGCGCTACTTCCGCGTAAGGGTGATGTCCTGGAAGGAGGACATGCTGAAAGCATTTCAGGGACTCTCTGCCATGAGCACCGCATACAAGGACGTGCTGGCCCAGCGGCCGAAGACCACGCGGGATTTCAACCGCGGCCTGACCGACATCGCGGCCTTCATCGACCACATGGTCGAGGAACTGCCCGAGCTCTTCAAGAAGTGGGAGCAGAAGCGCTAA
- a CDS encoding helix-hairpin-helix domain-containing protein has product MARRRRARPWREELKDLFAMHRGERRAFAVLLLLCLIGAAWVTWEQWLRPRTLADKDQLEVAWWEMQDSTSAGKALAGKSFDDIHLFKFDPNGLPVEQWTELGLSEKQAGAIHRYEERGGKFRTKKDVAKMRVVDPELYAQWEPFILLPDSLPRKEWKTYAKQDRWPRDSSRWGSRDQKPFSGRENATPIELNGADSATLVTIRGIGPSFARGIIKYRDRLGGFVSLDQLSEVYILRDKPDAVERIKPKLTLDPALVKYFPLNTCTAEDLGPHPYCGWKVAKALIAYRDHHGPFPDVAAISNCVLVTDSIRMRLSPYLTVGP; this is encoded by the coding sequence ATGGCACGTCGTCGCAGGGCCCGGCCATGGAGGGAGGAACTGAAGGACCTCTTCGCCATGCACCGTGGCGAGCGTCGGGCCTTTGCCGTCCTGCTTTTGCTGTGCTTGATCGGTGCGGCCTGGGTTACTTGGGAGCAATGGTTGCGACCACGGACTCTGGCTGATAAAGACCAACTGGAAGTGGCCTGGTGGGAGATGCAGGACAGCACCTCGGCCGGCAAAGCTCTCGCGGGAAAGTCATTTGACGACATCCATCTCTTCAAGTTCGACCCGAACGGCTTGCCCGTTGAGCAATGGACGGAATTGGGCCTCAGCGAAAAGCAGGCCGGTGCCATCCATCGCTACGAGGAGCGCGGCGGAAAATTCCGGACGAAGAAGGATGTGGCCAAGATGCGTGTTGTGGACCCGGAGCTCTACGCGCAATGGGAGCCCTTCATCCTGCTTCCCGACTCCCTCCCACGGAAGGAATGGAAAACATACGCCAAACAGGACCGCTGGCCGAGGGACAGCTCGCGTTGGGGATCCCGCGACCAAAAGCCCTTCTCTGGCCGGGAAAATGCGACGCCCATAGAACTGAACGGCGCGGATTCGGCGACGTTGGTGACCATACGCGGCATCGGTCCGTCCTTCGCGCGGGGCATCATCAAGTACCGTGATCGGTTAGGTGGCTTCGTCAGCTTGGACCAGCTCAGTGAGGTGTACATCCTGCGCGACAAGCCGGACGCGGTGGAGCGCATCAAGCCCAAGTTGACACTGGACCCGGCTTTGGTCAAGTACTTCCCCCTGAACACCTGCACCGCGGAAGACCTCGGCCCACATCCCTATTGCGGTTGGAAGGTCGCCAAGGCGCTCATCGCCTACCGGGATCACCATGGACCGTTCCCCGATGTGGCCGCGATCTCCAATTGCGTGCTGGTGACAGACAGCATCCGGATGCGGTTGTCGCCATACCTCACGGTAGGCCCATGA
- the pyrF gene encoding orotidine-5'-phosphate decarboxylase: MTREELITIIKRKRSLLCVGLDTEPHLLPEHFRRLHDPVRAFNHAIVKATNDLAVAYKLNLAFYEANGAAGWRDLESTVAYIRSLGDCLIIADAKRGDIGNTARKYAEAFFDHLDFDAVTVAPYMGSDSITPFLGRPGKWAIVLAVTSNEGALDLQFLPVEDGRQRLFERVMERAGELGGANELMFVVGATRTEVLREARAIAPDHFFLVPGVGAQGGNLAEVLREGITKDGGLLINSSRGILYAGKEEEAIPKAREAAAVLQLTMEAALRSRGVIG; encoded by the coding sequence ATGACCAGAGAGGAGCTCATCACCATCATCAAGCGAAAACGGAGCCTGCTGTGCGTGGGTCTGGACACGGAACCCCACCTGCTCCCGGAACATTTCCGCAGGCTGCACGATCCCGTGCGCGCCTTCAACCATGCCATCGTGAAGGCCACCAATGACCTCGCCGTGGCCTACAAGCTGAACTTGGCATTTTATGAGGCCAACGGAGCGGCGGGCTGGCGTGATCTGGAGAGCACGGTGGCCTACATCCGGAGCTTGGGTGATTGCCTGATCATCGCGGACGCCAAACGCGGGGACATTGGGAACACCGCCCGCAAATATGCCGAGGCTTTCTTCGATCATTTGGATTTCGACGCCGTCACCGTGGCCCCGTACATGGGCAGCGACAGCATCACCCCATTCCTCGGACGGCCCGGGAAATGGGCGATCGTATTGGCGGTAACCAGCAACGAAGGCGCGTTGGATCTCCAGTTCCTGCCAGTGGAGGACGGGCGTCAGCGCCTGTTCGAGCGGGTGATGGAACGCGCCGGCGAATTGGGCGGTGCGAACGAGCTCATGTTCGTGGTGGGCGCAACCCGGACGGAGGTCCTGCGGGAGGCACGAGCAATAGCCCCGGACCACTTCTTCTTAGTGCCCGGCGTTGGGGCGCAAGGCGGGAACCTCGCGGAAGTTCTCCGGGAAGGGATCACGAAGGACGGTGGTCTGTTGATCAACAGCTCCCGTGGTATCTTGTATGCGGGCAAGGAGGAAGAGGCCATCCCCAAGGCCCGGGAGGCCGCGGCGGTGTTGCAACTGACGATGGAGGCGGCGTTGCGTTCACGCGGCGTGATCGGTTGA
- a CDS encoding efflux RND transporter periplasmic adaptor subunit, translated as MSNDTTAPSNKKNGNKTMKKIIWTSAIVALIVLAGFKLNANQEETKAEAALSEKVSESIPVDLGTAELETLKDAYTASGSLEAAVDISIVSETQGTIIRLLHKKGDRVRKGELLAQVESSAQNAEVLAMRNQFKKAEADLKRAQNMAAGGAMTEQQVEQADLAMRNGEAQLKAAEDKLRKTSITAPVSGYINDDHVQLGSYINPGMAMFQLVDISTLKLNVKVPESRVLDMAKGKSVDITLKVLPSTTFSGTIISVSMKADDALKYDTEIELKNEKGSPLKAGMYAVATFKEQSDKTFLTVDRNALVGSVKAPQVYVVRDSIARLRDVVIGQVTADKMVIESGLEAGDRVVLSGQINLTDSTKVRAIAH; from the coding sequence ATGAGCAACGACACCACTGCACCATCGAACAAGAAGAACGGAAACAAGACCATGAAAAAGATCATTTGGACATCGGCCATCGTCGCGCTGATCGTACTGGCCGGCTTTAAACTGAACGCCAACCAGGAAGAAACGAAGGCTGAAGCCGCACTCAGTGAAAAGGTGAGCGAAAGCATCCCGGTGGACCTCGGCACTGCGGAACTGGAGACATTGAAAGACGCCTATACCGCAAGTGGAAGTTTGGAAGCGGCTGTGGACATCAGCATTGTTTCGGAAACACAGGGCACCATTATCCGCCTGCTGCACAAGAAGGGCGACCGTGTGCGCAAAGGAGAATTGCTGGCCCAAGTGGAAAGCAGCGCGCAGAACGCCGAAGTGCTGGCCATGCGTAACCAGTTCAAGAAAGCCGAAGCGGACTTGAAGCGGGCGCAAAACATGGCGGCTGGCGGTGCCATGACCGAACAACAAGTGGAGCAGGCGGACCTCGCCATGCGCAACGGCGAAGCCCAACTGAAGGCTGCCGAGGACAAGCTGCGGAAAACATCCATCACCGCGCCGGTGAGCGGCTACATCAACGACGACCATGTGCAGCTCGGTTCCTACATCAACCCCGGCATGGCCATGTTCCAACTGGTGGACATCAGCACCCTGAAGCTGAACGTGAAAGTGCCCGAAAGCCGTGTGTTGGACATGGCCAAAGGAAAATCCGTGGACATCACTCTGAAGGTGCTGCCCTCCACTACGTTCTCCGGCACCATCATCTCGGTGAGCATGAAGGCCGATGACGCCTTGAAGTACGACACCGAGATCGAGCTGAAAAACGAAAAGGGCAGTCCGTTGAAGGCCGGTATGTACGCCGTTGCCACCTTCAAGGAGCAGAGCGACAAAACCTTTCTCACCGTGGACCGGAATGCGCTTGTGGGCAGCGTGAAAGCACCGCAGGTCTATGTGGTCCGGGACAGCATCGCCCGCCTGCGCGATGTGGTGATAGGGCAGGTGACCGCCGACAAAATGGTGATCGAGAGCGGCCTCGAAGCCGGTGACCGCGTGGTCCTCAGCGGCCAGATCAACCTGACCGACAGCACCAAGGTCCGCGCCATCGCGCACTGA
- a CDS encoding TolC family protein, protein MALFAMPLLLVLGAPTASAQETMDLKAILQQAVEHNTNVRKAAMDQDAARYKVAETRADGLPQITAQADLSYFPSIATQLLPGEIIGQPGTQVPVQFGTKYNATVGGKVTQMLYDQRFLTGMQAAKGAAELYELLHLQTEEQVVYEVATAYYQIMDLEAQQASVDSQLVTMTELERITQLQVENQFKRKLDLQRVQVNRQNAVTQRDGLALGAEQQVNYLKVLMGMPVSAELVLAQPANMGVGKPQPAGGSLSAGRTDIKVLEQQITLQDLNIRATRAGYVPTLSAFGSLNYQAQRNEFNFFNSDQDWFQSATIGGTLAIPIFDGLRKYNKVAQQKVAQLQYQADLEHTGNALAMEERNAIAALDNSWSTVEAQASNLVLAQNVYSQTNSLYEEGISPLTDLLNADQALSDSRTAYHSATLKYKLAELDLLKAQGGLKTLIQ, encoded by the coding sequence ATGGCCCTTTTCGCCATGCCGCTCCTGCTCGTACTTGGAGCACCAACGGCTTCCGCACAGGAGACCATGGACCTGAAGGCGATCCTGCAACAGGCCGTTGAGCACAACACCAACGTGCGCAAAGCCGCGATGGACCAGGATGCAGCCCGCTACAAAGTGGCGGAGACCCGCGCCGACGGTCTTCCACAGATCACCGCGCAGGCCGACCTGAGCTACTTCCCCAGTATTGCCACGCAGCTTTTGCCGGGCGAGATCATCGGACAGCCGGGCACACAGGTGCCGGTGCAGTTCGGCACCAAGTACAACGCCACGGTGGGCGGCAAGGTCACGCAGATGCTGTACGACCAGCGCTTCCTCACCGGAATGCAGGCGGCCAAAGGTGCTGCGGAGCTCTACGAACTGCTGCATCTACAGACCGAGGAACAGGTGGTCTACGAAGTGGCCACGGCCTACTACCAAATCATGGACCTGGAGGCCCAGCAGGCCAGCGTGGACAGTCAATTGGTGACCATGACGGAGCTGGAACGCATCACCCAGCTGCAGGTGGAGAACCAGTTCAAGCGCAAGCTGGACCTGCAACGCGTGCAAGTGAACCGCCAGAACGCCGTGACACAGCGTGACGGCCTTGCGCTGGGCGCGGAACAACAGGTGAACTACCTGAAAGTGCTGATGGGCATGCCGGTATCGGCGGAGCTCGTATTGGCACAACCCGCCAACATGGGCGTCGGCAAGCCCCAGCCTGCGGGCGGATCCCTTTCCGCAGGTCGCACGGACATCAAGGTGCTGGAGCAGCAGATCACCTTGCAGGACCTGAACATCCGCGCCACCCGTGCGGGATACGTGCCAACGCTCAGCGCCTTCGGCTCGCTGAATTACCAGGCACAGCGCAACGAGTTCAACTTTTTCAACAGCGATCAGGACTGGTTCCAAAGCGCCACCATCGGCGGCACACTGGCCATCCCTATTTTCGACGGGCTGCGCAAGTACAACAAGGTGGCCCAGCAAAAGGTGGCGCAATTGCAGTACCAGGCCGACCTGGAACACACCGGCAACGCGCTGGCCATGGAAGAGCGCAACGCTATCGCGGCGCTGGACAACAGCTGGAGCACGGTGGAAGCGCAGGCCAGCAATCTGGTGCTTGCACAGAATGTGTACAGCCAGACCAACAGCCTGTACGAGGAAGGCATCTCACCGCTCACCGACCTGCTCAATGCCGACCAAGCCCTGAGCGATTCACGCACGGCCTACCACAGCGCCACGCTCAAATACAAACTCGCCGAACTGGACCTGCTCAAAGCACAGGGCGGACTTAAAACCCTGATCCAATGA